One stretch of Streptomyces sp. 135 DNA includes these proteins:
- a CDS encoding helix-turn-helix domain-containing protein: MPGDRLTLHDRQQIAAGLRGELTYAAIGRRIGRPTSTITREVMRNGGPLAYHAEAAHRAGARHTRQRKTTPPTPSPSPSPGRNDLGGRDPRLVDDVDAQSMELMVQAGLPQMMARVLAALFTTDSGSLTSAELVQRLRVSPASVSKAIGYLETQALIRRERDPHSRAERYVVDDDVAFQSIMAGARAQTRIAEACKIAARKLGPTTPAGARLENTSEFLLHVIDDLVRSAQHWHKVYRAHPPKSSDTD, translated from the coding sequence ATGCCTGGTGACAGACTCACCCTCCACGACCGACAGCAGATCGCCGCGGGGCTGCGCGGGGAGTTGACCTACGCGGCCATCGGCCGCCGCATCGGGCGGCCGACATCCACCATCACCCGCGAAGTGATGCGCAACGGCGGGCCGCTCGCCTACCACGCCGAGGCGGCCCACCGGGCCGGCGCACGACACACGCGTCAGCGCAAGACCACTCCGCCGACACCGTCACCGTCACCGTCACCAGGACGGAACGACCTCGGCGGGCGCGATCCACGACTCGTGGACGATGTGGACGCGCAGAGCATGGAGTTGATGGTTCAGGCGGGGCTCCCACAGATGATGGCCAGGGTGCTCGCCGCGCTCTTCACCACCGACAGCGGCAGCTTGACCTCCGCGGAACTCGTGCAACGTCTGCGCGTCAGCCCTGCCTCCGTCTCCAAGGCCATCGGTTACCTGGAAACCCAGGCACTCATCAGACGCGAACGCGACCCCCACAGCCGCGCGGAACGCTACGTCGTCGACGACGACGTGGCGTTCCAGTCCATCATGGCCGGCGCACGCGCCCAGACCCGGATCGCCGAGGCCTGCAAGATCGCAGCCCGGAAGCTCGGCCCCACCACCCCCGCCGGTGCCAGACTGGAGAACACGAGCGAGTTCCTCCTTCACGTCATCGACGACCTCGTCCGGTCGGCCCAGCACTGGCACAAGGTCTACCGCGCGCACCCTCCGAAGTCGTCGGATACCGACTGA
- a CDS encoding iron chelate uptake ABC transporter family permease subunit produces the protein MSVETRAVSEGRAAVAAPPGAGRTVNALRGVGLLVALGALVLVALLSIWVGTRGIPFTATWSALWNPDGSETSIIIHDYRIPRTLLGLLVGMALGLSGALMQALTRNPLADPGLLGISLGSAAGVVVAIAFLGVGSVLGYVWFAFIGAAVASVIVYLLGTSGRKVATPDRLVVAGAAVTAVLYAFNSAVLLLDPEAFDQFRFWNVGSLSGRYFEVVYAILPFVAVGLLIALCLAPSLNALAMGDQLGRALGLNVGRTRLLGALAVMLLCGAATAAAGPIGFVGLAVPHVARFIVGPDQRWVLAYSMLLAPVLLIGSDVLGRVLGSPGEVQVGIITAFIGAPLFIALCRRRKLAML, from the coding sequence TTGTCGGTCGAAACCCGGGCGGTGTCCGAAGGCCGAGCCGCCGTCGCGGCCCCACCCGGAGCGGGCCGGACCGTGAACGCCCTGCGGGGCGTGGGCCTGCTCGTGGCGCTCGGCGCCCTGGTCCTTGTCGCGTTGCTCAGCATTTGGGTGGGTACGAGGGGAATTCCCTTCACCGCGACCTGGAGCGCGCTCTGGAACCCCGACGGGTCGGAGACGTCGATCATCATCCACGACTACCGCATCCCCAGAACGCTCCTGGGGCTCCTCGTCGGCATGGCACTCGGCCTCTCCGGAGCGCTGATGCAGGCGCTGACCCGCAACCCGCTCGCCGACCCCGGCCTGCTCGGGATCAGCCTGGGAAGCGCCGCCGGAGTCGTGGTGGCCATCGCCTTCCTCGGCGTGGGCTCGGTGCTCGGCTATGTGTGGTTCGCCTTCATCGGCGCCGCCGTCGCCTCGGTCATCGTCTATCTGCTGGGCACTTCGGGACGCAAGGTGGCCACCCCCGACCGATTGGTCGTCGCGGGCGCGGCCGTCACCGCGGTCCTGTACGCCTTCAACTCCGCGGTGCTGCTGCTCGACCCCGAGGCCTTCGACCAGTTCCGCTTCTGGAACGTGGGCTCGCTCTCGGGCCGGTACTTCGAAGTCGTCTACGCCATCCTCCCCTTCGTCGCCGTCGGCCTGCTGATCGCGCTCTGCCTCGCCCCGTCCCTCAACGCCCTGGCGATGGGCGACCAACTGGGCCGGGCCCTCGGGCTGAACGTCGGCAGGACCCGGCTGCTCGGCGCCCTCGCGGTCATGCTGCTGTGCGGCGCCGCCACCGCGGCGGCGGGACCGATCGGTTTCGTCGGCCTCGCCGTTCCCCACGTCGCCCGGTTCATCGTCGGCCCCGACCAGCGCTGGGTCCTCGCGTACTCGATGCTGCTCGCGCCGGTCCTGCTGATCGGGTCGGACGTGCTCGGCCGGGTGCTCGGCTCGCCGGGCGAGGTCCAGGTGGGCATCATCACCGCGTTCATCGGCGCACCGCTGTTCATCGCGCTGTGCCGTCGTCGAAAGCTGGCCATGCTGTGA
- a CDS encoding ATP-binding cassette domain-containing protein: MATDPARLAVAATAVRKAYGDHVVLDGIDLDIPAGSVFALLGPNGAGKTTVVKILSTLISADAGEVRVAGHDVVRDPDAVRAAIGVTGQFSAVDGFLTGEENLMLMADLNRLPRGERRQRAADLLARFDLVDAARKPAAMYSGGMRRRLDLAMTLVGRPRVIFLDEPTTGLDPRSRRTMWEIVRRLVTEEGVTVFLTTQYLEEADQLADRIAVLHRGQLVAEGSPEELKRQAGGGHITLRFADPRGYDHAARMLDVVSRNDETCTLRIPGQGDVRSLRALLDRLDRASLTVHELQVHTPDLDDVFFALTGNPVTEQEPAR; encoded by the coding sequence ATGGCTACAGATCCAGCCCGACTCGCGGTCGCGGCGACTGCCGTACGCAAGGCGTACGGCGACCACGTGGTGCTCGACGGCATCGACCTCGACATCCCCGCGGGATCCGTCTTCGCGTTGCTCGGCCCGAACGGCGCCGGCAAGACCACCGTGGTGAAGATCCTGTCGACGCTCATCAGCGCCGACGCCGGCGAAGTGCGGGTCGCCGGTCACGACGTGGTCCGGGATCCGGACGCGGTCCGTGCCGCGATCGGCGTCACCGGCCAGTTCTCGGCGGTGGACGGCTTCCTCACGGGCGAGGAGAACCTGATGTTGATGGCCGACCTGAACCGCCTGCCTCGCGGGGAACGGCGGCAGCGTGCCGCGGACTTGCTGGCGCGGTTCGATCTGGTGGACGCGGCCCGCAAGCCTGCGGCGATGTACTCCGGCGGGATGCGCCGACGCCTGGACCTCGCGATGACGCTGGTCGGCCGGCCCCGTGTGATCTTCCTCGATGAGCCGACCACGGGTCTTGACCCGCGCAGCAGGCGGACCATGTGGGAGATCGTCCGCAGGCTGGTGACCGAGGAGGGCGTCACGGTCTTCCTCACCACCCAGTACCTCGAGGAGGCCGACCAGCTCGCCGACCGAATCGCGGTCCTGCACCGGGGACAACTGGTCGCGGAAGGCTCGCCGGAGGAGCTCAAACGACAGGCGGGCGGGGGACACATCACCCTGCGCTTCGCCGACCCACGCGGTTACGACCACGCGGCCCGGATGCTGGACGTGGTGTCCCGCAACGACGAGACGTGCACCCTGCGGATCCCCGGCCAAGGTGATGTCCGGTCGTTGCGCGCGCTCCTCGACCGGCTCGACCGCGCGTCGCTCACCGTGCACGAACTCCAGGTGCACACCCCCGACCTCGATGACGTCTTCTTCGCACTGACGGGCAACCCGGTCACGGAACAGGAGCCCGCCCGATGA
- a CDS encoding ABC transporter ATP-binding protein — MPAGAPTGGHVLRRAIRGQRRRIVAASLLGMTHQGCEALVPVVIGVAIDTAVATGDSGALLRWLLVLAVLFFVLSTCYRNSARITEGAGEQAAHELRLELGARVLDPRGGSDANRLPGALTSIATNDARRVGSVATVLTYGVAAVAALVISAVALLRISVPLGLLVLLGIPPLLWLGHRISRPLERRSETEQEQAAHASGVAADLVSGLRVLKGMGAESAAVARYRTTSQDSLAAALRAARSRSGHEGAVLALTGVFIAVIGVVGAYLAMRGSISVGELVAAVGLAQFLLGPFQLLTYVNAEFAQGRASARRIAEVLAEPAAVEGGEDTPSDRAAGHIRLRGVTLGTLRAVDLDIPAGSLTGIVTKDPAVANDLLHCLARESDPADGIVELDDVPLTALDPDGLRRAVLVAHHDADLFESSLLDNVRAGTDDKTGASAVDTALTASAADEVARLLPDGADTVLAERGRSLSGGQRQRVALARALAADRPVLVLHDPTTAVDTVTESRIAARLRDARRGRTTLLITTSPALLAVTDRVIVLDEGAVSAEGRHAELVAADEAYRAAVLA; from the coding sequence ATGCCAGCTGGAGCACCAACCGGGGGGCACGTCCTCCGCAGGGCGATCAGGGGGCAACGACGCCGTATCGTCGCCGCCTCCCTGCTCGGCATGACCCATCAGGGATGCGAGGCCCTGGTCCCCGTGGTCATCGGCGTCGCCATCGACACGGCCGTGGCGACCGGCGACTCCGGGGCCCTGCTGCGCTGGCTCCTCGTGCTCGCGGTCCTCTTCTTCGTGCTGTCCACGTGCTACCGCAACAGCGCGCGGATCACCGAGGGCGCGGGCGAACAGGCCGCGCACGAGCTGCGGCTCGAACTCGGCGCCCGGGTCCTCGACCCGCGCGGCGGCTCCGACGCCAACCGGCTGCCGGGCGCGCTCACCAGCATCGCCACCAACGACGCCCGCCGGGTGGGATCCGTGGCGACGGTCCTCACCTACGGCGTGGCGGCGGTCGCCGCCCTGGTCATCAGCGCGGTGGCGCTGCTCAGGATCTCCGTCCCGCTCGGTCTGCTCGTCCTGCTCGGCATCCCGCCCCTGCTGTGGCTCGGGCACCGCATCAGCCGGCCGCTGGAGCGCCGCAGCGAGACCGAGCAGGAGCAGGCCGCGCACGCCTCCGGCGTCGCCGCCGACCTGGTCTCGGGGCTGCGGGTCCTCAAGGGCATGGGCGCCGAGTCGGCCGCCGTGGCCCGGTACCGCACGACGAGCCAGGACTCCCTGGCCGCCGCGCTCAGGGCCGCCCGCAGCCGGTCCGGCCACGAGGGCGCCGTCCTCGCCCTGACCGGTGTCTTCATCGCGGTCATCGGTGTCGTGGGCGCCTACCTCGCCATGCGCGGCAGCATCAGCGTCGGCGAACTGGTGGCGGCGGTCGGCCTCGCGCAGTTCCTGCTCGGCCCTTTCCAGCTCCTCACCTACGTCAACGCCGAGTTCGCCCAGGGCCGCGCCTCCGCGCGGCGGATCGCCGAGGTACTGGCCGAGCCCGCCGCCGTGGAGGGCGGCGAGGACACGCCGTCCGACCGGGCCGCGGGGCACATCCGGCTGCGCGGGGTGACGCTCGGCACGCTGCGCGCGGTGGACCTCGACATCCCGGCGGGCAGCCTGACCGGCATCGTCACCAAGGACCCGGCCGTGGCCAACGACCTGCTGCACTGCCTGGCCAGGGAGTCCGACCCGGCCGACGGCATCGTCGAGCTCGACGACGTACCCCTGACCGCACTCGACCCGGACGGGCTGCGCCGCGCCGTCCTGGTCGCCCACCACGACGCCGATCTGTTCGAGAGCAGCCTTTTGGACAACGTGCGGGCGGGCACGGACGACAAGACCGGAGCCTCGGCGGTCGACACCGCCCTCACCGCCTCCGCGGCGGACGAGGTGGCCCGGCTGCTGCCCGACGGCGCGGACACGGTGCTCGCCGAGCGCGGCCGGTCGCTGTCCGGCGGACAGCGCCAGCGCGTGGCGCTCGCCCGCGCGCTCGCCGCCGACCGGCCCGTCCTGGTCCTGCACGACCCGACCACCGCCGTGGACACCGTCACGGAGTCGCGGATCGCCGCCCGGCTGCGTGACGCCCGCCGGGGCCGCACCACCCTTCTCATCACCACGAGCCCGGCGCTCCTCGCGGTCACCGACCGCGTGATCGTCCTCGACGAGGGCGCCGTGTCGGCCGAGGGCCGGCACGCCGAACTCGTCGCCGCCGACGAGGCGTACCGAGCGGCGGTGCTCGCATGA
- a CDS encoding ABC transporter ATP-binding protein: protein MTANSTDRVLLPTASAAESLAALRTMLRGHRLLAAGAFVVLAAGTGIGLLTAPLLGHIVDLVVDKRGSDALTVPLVLLVVVALVRGAATAVGSALVARLGETVLAAVREQFIERALRLPLERVEAAGSGDLVSRVTSDVSMIAKSVRQALPEFTRSALTIVLTLGGLAVLDWRFLLAALVAMPVQVLSVRWYLGRSSPVYAEHRVATGALQHQLLDSIGGVRTVRAFRLNGTHAGLLEQRSASARDLALRGIHIVTGFFSRLNLAEYLGLAAVLGTGFALVDNGSVSIGTATAAALYFHSLFNPVNAALFLLDDAQSAGASFARLIGVSNLPAERTPQGSSAPVDGSVKVTALGHAYASGHPVLADVDLEIRSGERVALVGASGAGKTTLAKLIAGVHEPSEGAIALGGVDTRELGPAGVRRAVALISQEVHVFAGPLAEDLRLARPEATDDELRAALTHVGALEWAEALPEGLATVVGEGGHRLTVTQAQHLALARLVLADPPIAILDEATADAGSAGARVLETAAVRALEGRTGLMVAHRLPQAATADRVVVLDQGRVVETGTHDELVAAGGRYAALWAAWSDSRREAPEGV, encoded by the coding sequence ATGACCGCCAACAGCACCGACCGCGTGCTTCTGCCGACCGCCTCCGCCGCCGAGAGCCTGGCCGCGCTGCGCACCATGCTGCGCGGCCACCGGCTCCTGGCCGCGGGCGCCTTCGTCGTCCTGGCCGCGGGCACCGGGATCGGCCTGCTGACCGCTCCCCTGCTCGGGCACATCGTCGACCTGGTGGTGGACAAGCGCGGCTCCGACGCGCTGACGGTGCCGCTCGTCCTGCTGGTCGTGGTGGCACTCGTCCGCGGCGCCGCGACGGCCGTCGGCAGCGCCCTGGTGGCCCGGCTCGGCGAGACCGTTCTGGCCGCCGTGCGCGAGCAGTTCATCGAGCGGGCGCTGCGGCTGCCGCTCGAACGCGTCGAGGCCGCCGGCTCGGGCGACCTGGTCTCGCGGGTCACCAGCGACGTCTCCATGATCGCCAAGTCGGTGCGCCAGGCGCTGCCGGAGTTCACCCGCTCCGCGCTCACCATCGTGCTGACCCTCGGCGGACTCGCCGTCCTCGACTGGCGGTTCCTGCTTGCGGCGCTGGTGGCCATGCCCGTCCAGGTGCTCTCCGTACGCTGGTACCTGGGCCGTTCCTCCCCCGTGTACGCCGAACACCGCGTCGCCACCGGGGCCTTGCAGCACCAGCTGCTCGACAGCATCGGCGGGGTGCGGACCGTGCGCGCCTTCCGGCTGAACGGCACGCACGCCGGTCTCCTGGAGCAGCGGTCGGCGTCGGCGCGTGACCTGGCGCTGCGCGGCATCCACATCGTCACCGGGTTCTTCTCCCGGCTGAACCTCGCCGAGTACCTCGGTCTCGCCGCCGTGCTCGGCACCGGCTTCGCGCTGGTCGACAACGGCTCGGTGAGCATCGGTACGGCCACCGCGGCCGCGCTGTACTTCCACAGCCTCTTCAACCCGGTCAACGCCGCGCTTTTCCTGCTCGACGACGCGCAGTCCGCGGGCGCGAGCTTCGCCCGCCTGATCGGGGTCTCGAACCTCCCCGCCGAGCGCACCCCGCAGGGCAGCAGCGCTCCGGTGGACGGCTCGGTCAAGGTGACCGCGCTCGGTCACGCGTACGCCTCGGGTCATCCCGTGCTCGCCGATGTCGACCTGGAGATCCGCAGCGGGGAGCGCGTGGCGCTGGTGGGCGCGAGCGGCGCCGGGAAGACCACGCTCGCCAAGCTCATCGCCGGGGTCCACGAACCGTCCGAGGGTGCCATCGCCCTGGGCGGCGTCGACACCCGGGAGCTGGGTCCTGCCGGGGTGCGCCGGGCGGTGGCGCTCATCAGCCAGGAGGTGCACGTGTTCGCCGGGCCGCTCGCGGAGGACCTGCGCCTGGCCCGGCCCGAGGCCACCGACGACGAACTGCGCGCGGCCCTGACCCATGTGGGCGCGCTGGAGTGGGCCGAGGCCCTGCCCGAGGGCCTCGCCACGGTCGTCGGCGAGGGAGGACACCGGCTCACGGTGACCCAGGCACAGCACCTGGCCCTGGCCCGCCTGGTGCTGGCCGACCCGCCCATCGCCATCCTCGACGAGGCCACGGCCGACGCGGGCAGCGCGGGCGCACGCGTCCTGGAGACGGCGGCCGTACGGGCGCTGGAGGGACGCACGGGCCTGATGGTGGCGCACCGCCTCCCCCAGGCCGCGACCGCGGACCGCGTCGTCGTCCTCGACCAGGGCCGCGTGGTGGAGACCGGCACCCACGACGAACTCGTAGCAGCCGGCGGCCGTTACGCCGCGCTGTGGGCAGCCTGGTCCGACAGCCGCCGAGAGGCCCCCGAAGGGGTCTGA
- a CDS encoding MbtH family protein: MSTNPFEDPQGTFLVLVNDENQHSLWPSFAEVPAGWRVAFGEDTREACLSYVETHWTDLRPASLTAAQG; this comes from the coding sequence ATGAGCACCAACCCGTTCGAGGACCCGCAGGGCACCTTCCTGGTCCTGGTCAACGACGAGAACCAGCACTCGCTGTGGCCGTCCTTCGCCGAGGTCCCCGCCGGCTGGCGTGTCGCCTTCGGCGAGGACACCCGCGAGGCGTGCCTGTCCTACGTGGAGACCCACTGGACCGACCTGCGCCCCGCGAGCCTGACCGCGGCCCAGGGCTGA
- a CDS encoding ABC transporter permease: MSTASSSVSSSSSSSVSNAFADSATMLRRQLRHMLRYPTLILTAAGVPVIFLLLFVYVLGGTLGSGLGGASGGRDAYVNYVVPGVILMTVATAAQGTAISVAIDMTEGIVARFRTMAIARVSVLTGHVLGSLIQTLLSIAAVTGVALLVGFEPTADFGEWIGAIGVLVVVVLALTWLSVALAMVAKSVATASNMLTPLMILPMMGSGFVPTDSMPAGLKWFADYQPFTPFIETLRGLLMGTPIGNSAILAIGWCTLIALGSYLWARKVYNREPTK; the protein is encoded by the coding sequence ATGAGCACCGCTTCCAGCAGCGTTTCCAGCAGCTCGTCCAGTTCTGTTTCCAACGCCTTTGCCGACTCGGCGACCATGTTGCGCCGCCAGTTGCGGCACATGCTGCGTTATCCGACGCTCATCCTGACGGCCGCCGGGGTTCCGGTGATCTTCCTGCTGCTGTTCGTCTACGTTCTCGGCGGCACCCTCGGCAGCGGCCTTGGCGGGGCTTCGGGCGGCCGGGACGCCTACGTGAACTACGTCGTCCCCGGCGTCATCCTGATGACGGTGGCGACCGCGGCCCAGGGCACGGCGATCTCGGTAGCCATCGACATGACCGAGGGCATCGTCGCCCGCTTCCGCACCATGGCCATCGCCCGGGTCTCGGTGCTCACCGGCCATGTGCTGGGCAGCCTGATCCAGACCCTGCTGAGCATCGCTGCCGTAACCGGCGTCGCGCTGCTGGTGGGATTCGAGCCGACCGCGGACTTCGGCGAATGGATCGGCGCGATCGGAGTCCTCGTGGTGGTCGTTCTCGCGCTCACCTGGCTGTCGGTCGCACTGGCCATGGTCGCCAAGAGCGTCGCCACGGCGAGCAACATGCTGACGCCGCTGATGATCCTGCCCATGATGGGCAGCGGGTTCGTCCCCACCGACTCGATGCCGGCTGGGCTGAAGTGGTTCGCCGATTACCAGCCGTTCACCCCGTTCATCGAAACCCTGCGCGGTCTGTTGATGGGCACCCCGATCGGCAACAGCGCGATCCTGGCCATCGGTTGGTGCACTCTGATCGCGCTGGGCAGTTACCTCTGGGCCAGGAAGGTCTACAATCGCGAGCCCACCAAGTAA
- a CDS encoding ABC transporter ATP-binding protein yields MTATTKPTPRPTPRLRAEDLTLSYDQRTVATSLGVDIPDHSFTVIIGPNACGKSTLLKALARMLKPRSGQVYLDGAAIASYRSREVARRLGLLPQSSTAPGGITVGDLVARGRYPHQRLLKQWSAEDEAAVTEALRQTGVLELADRPVDDLSGGQRQRVWLSMVLAQQTSILLLDEPTTYLDIAHQVEVLDLCADLHARKKNTVVAVLHDLNQACRYATHLIVMRAGGTVAAEGDPATVVTADLIEDVFGLPCRIIDDPETGTPLVVPAAPRRHLPDDPRDDVPAVAAMAETS; encoded by the coding sequence ATGACTGCAACGACCAAGCCCACGCCCCGGCCCACGCCTCGCCTGCGGGCCGAGGACCTCACGCTCTCCTACGACCAGCGGACCGTGGCCACCTCGCTGGGCGTCGACATACCCGACCACTCCTTCACCGTGATCATCGGGCCGAACGCCTGTGGCAAGTCCACGCTCCTCAAGGCCCTCGCGCGGATGCTCAAGCCCCGCTCCGGCCAGGTCTATCTCGACGGCGCGGCCATCGCCTCGTACCGCTCGCGCGAGGTCGCACGCCGCCTCGGGCTGCTCCCGCAGTCCTCGACCGCGCCCGGCGGCATCACGGTCGGCGACCTCGTCGCCCGCGGCCGCTACCCGCACCAGCGCCTCCTCAAGCAGTGGTCCGCCGAGGACGAGGCGGCCGTCACCGAGGCGCTGCGCCAGACCGGCGTACTCGAACTCGCCGACCGCCCCGTCGACGACCTCTCCGGCGGGCAGCGCCAGCGCGTGTGGCTCTCCATGGTCCTCGCCCAGCAGACGTCCATCCTGCTCCTCGACGAACCCACCACCTACCTCGACATCGCCCACCAGGTCGAGGTCCTCGACCTCTGCGCCGACCTGCACGCCCGCAAGAAGAACACGGTCGTCGCGGTCCTGCACGACCTCAACCAGGCCTGCCGCTACGCCACTCACCTCATCGTGATGCGGGCCGGCGGCACGGTCGCCGCCGAGGGCGACCCGGCCACCGTCGTGACCGCCGACCTCATCGAGGACGTGTTCGGGCTGCCCTGCCGCATCATCGACGACCCCGAGACCGGCACCCCGCTGGTGGTGCCCGCAGCGCCCCGCCGCCACCTGCCCGATGACCCCCGGGACGACGTGCCCGCCGTCGCCGCGATGGCCGAGACCAGCTAG
- a CDS encoding iron chelate uptake ABC transporter family permease subunit: MSAVREAGAPADEKSPEAGGKSAGRPRPVISGTVLRAGRRGPSVRVQGRVLAVTCVMLAALITVMLVTLTTGDFELSVGEVLKAVTGNGSPGADFIVNTLRMPRLLTALCVGAALAVSGAILQSLTGNSLGSPDIIGFTNGSAVGALVVITVLHGSMAQIAFGALIGGFLTAGAIYLLLLGRGLQGFRLVVVGIGVSSLLLSVNSYLITRATWQEALEAQAWLIGSLNSRGWQHANAIGLAVLVLLPLAFLLSRRLSMVEMGDVTAMALGVNVPRTRTALLVISVALAAFATAVTGPIWFIALAAPQLARRLTRSSGPSLLPAALMGALLLAGSDLFAQRVFAPTLLPVGTATGTIGGLYLIWLLITESRKSRA; this comes from the coding sequence GTGAGTGCTGTACGCGAGGCGGGCGCTCCCGCAGACGAGAAGTCCCCGGAAGCGGGCGGCAAGAGCGCCGGGCGGCCGCGTCCGGTCATCAGCGGAACGGTGCTCCGCGCCGGGCGCAGAGGCCCCTCCGTACGGGTCCAGGGGCGGGTCCTCGCCGTGACGTGCGTGATGCTCGCCGCGCTGATCACCGTCATGCTCGTCACGCTGACCACCGGCGACTTCGAACTGTCCGTCGGGGAAGTCCTCAAGGCCGTGACGGGCAACGGCTCGCCCGGCGCCGACTTCATCGTCAACACCCTGCGCATGCCCCGCCTCCTGACCGCGCTCTGCGTCGGCGCGGCCCTCGCGGTCAGCGGCGCCATCCTGCAGAGCCTGACGGGCAACTCCCTGGGCAGCCCGGACATCATCGGCTTCACCAACGGCTCGGCCGTCGGCGCGCTCGTCGTCATCACCGTGCTGCACGGCAGCATGGCGCAGATCGCGTTCGGCGCGCTGATCGGCGGGTTCCTCACCGCCGGCGCCATCTACCTGCTCCTGCTCGGCCGAGGACTCCAGGGCTTCCGGCTGGTCGTCGTCGGCATCGGCGTCAGCTCCCTGCTGCTCTCCGTCAACTCGTACCTCATCACCCGGGCGACCTGGCAGGAGGCCCTGGAGGCTCAGGCCTGGCTGATCGGGAGCCTCAACAGCCGTGGCTGGCAGCACGCGAACGCCATCGGTCTGGCGGTGCTCGTCCTGCTCCCGCTCGCCTTCCTGCTCTCCCGCCGCCTGTCCATGGTGGAGATGGGCGACGTCACCGCCATGGCCCTCGGGGTCAACGTGCCGCGCACGCGCACGGCACTGCTCGTCATCAGCGTCGCGCTCGCCGCCTTCGCCACGGCGGTCACCGGCCCCATCTGGTTCATCGCCCTGGCGGCGCCGCAGCTGGCCCGCCGGCTGACCAGGTCCTCCGGGCCCTCGCTGCTGCCCGCCGCCCTGATGGGCGCGCTGCTGCTGGCCGGCAGCGACCTCTTCGCCCAGCGGGTCTTCGCCCCCACGCTGCTGCCGGTGGGTACGGCGACCGGCACCATCGGCGGGCTCTACCTCATCTGGCTGCTGATCACCGAGTCGCGAAAGAGCCGCGCATGA